The following coding sequences are from one Triticum aestivum cultivar Chinese Spring chromosome 5A, IWGSC CS RefSeq v2.1, whole genome shotgun sequence window:
- the LOC123106431 gene encoding uncharacterized protein, with protein sequence MESPQKKAGSMDGTGSEKTPLPHLLPVTVAKKTPCPDVVREVSEWVLVTAFSFAFAFVFSFGLAYALELFHVQCSQSSLFLRCGLLTDAEEAVMNALGIGMLCCVALQAAAAALRCVSSAAVAGSAVPLPTSRSRSPSAATASTPR encoded by the exons ATGGAGTCCCCGCAGAAGAAGGCTGGATCCATGGATGGCACTGGCAGCGAGAAGACGCCTCTTCCCCATCTGCTGCCGGTGACCGTGGCGAAGAAGACGCCTTGTCCGGATGTTGTCCGAGAGGTCAGCGAGTGGGTGCTCGTGACCGCCTTCTCCTTCGCCTTCGCCTTCGTGTTCTCCTTCGGCTTGGCCTACGCACTCGAGCTCTTCCACGTCCAGTGCAGCCAG TCCTCCCTCTTTCTTCGGTGCGGCCTGCTGACGGACGCGGAGGAAGCTGTGATGAACGCCCTAGGTATCGGGATGCTGTGCTGCGTCGCGCTCCAGGCGGCCGCAGCGGCGCTGCGCTGCGTCTCCAGTGCCGCCGTCGCTGGGTCCGCCGTGCCCTTGCCTACCTCGCGCTCGCGCTCACCATCGGCGGCCACTGCTTCTACGCCGCGCTAG